A single genomic interval of Ischnura elegans chromosome 3, ioIscEleg1.1, whole genome shotgun sequence harbors:
- the LOC124154980 gene encoding uncharacterized protein LOC124154980 isoform X4, with amino-acid sequence MVINILRMLDPASLLSCALVNKSWMWYVRSHPELRSRVRRHLRRIRKERAEPLNVRIRALRRTHIDQHPRKPAPFAPTANEAYEMKTIRSNPAVSPVTNRKPVVIRKGGQSLVKISMRKARNATRNAMSNVLGIPAVAVSSSPSQPSGKAYKFGGPKDSAKRILRI; translated from the exons ATGGTCATCAACATATTAAG GATGCTGGATCCGGCTTCTCTGCTGTCGTGTGCCCTGGTGAATAAGTCGTGGATGTGGTACGTGAGGTCGCACCCGGAGCTTCGGTCCCGCGTCCGACGGCACCTCCGCCGCATCCGCAAGGAGAGGGCCGAGCCGCTCAACGTCCGCATCCGCGCCCTCCGCCGCACCCATATCGACCAGCACCCGAGAAAACCCGCTCCATTTGCACCCACGGCCAACGAGGCCTATGAGATGAAGACCATACGATCCAATCCAG CTGTCTCTCCTGTGACGAATCGTAAGCCTGTGGTCATTCGTAAGGGTGGTCAGTCGTTGGTGAAGATATCCATGCGTAAAGCAAGGAATGCCACTCGTAATG CCATGAGCAATGTGCTTGGTATTCCTGCTGTCGCCGTGTCATCATCTCCAAGCCAACCTTCTGGAAAAGCTTATAAATTTGGCGGTCCGAAAGATTCTGCCAAGCGGATCTTACGAATATGA
- the LOC124154980 gene encoding uncharacterized protein LOC124154980 isoform X2, whose amino-acid sequence MDSFISLLCFMGSRTDDDAPRFDILGSLPPEMVINILRMLDPASLLSCALVNKSWMWYVRSHPELRSRVRRHLRRIRKERAEPLNVRIRALRRTHIDQHPRKPAPFAPTANEAYEMKTIRSNPAVSPVTNRKPVVIRKGGQSLVKISMRKARNATRNAMSNVLGIPAVAVSSSPSQPSGKAYKFGGPKDSAKRILRI is encoded by the exons ATGGATTCGTTCATCTCGCTTCTGTGCTTCATGGGAAGCAGGACTGATGATGATGCTCCTCGCTTCGACATCCTTGGAAGCCTCCCACCGGAGATGGTCATCAACATATTAAG GATGCTGGATCCGGCTTCTCTGCTGTCGTGTGCCCTGGTGAATAAGTCGTGGATGTGGTACGTGAGGTCGCACCCGGAGCTTCGGTCCCGCGTCCGACGGCACCTCCGCCGCATCCGCAAGGAGAGGGCCGAGCCGCTCAACGTCCGCATCCGCGCCCTCCGCCGCACCCATATCGACCAGCACCCGAGAAAACCCGCTCCATTTGCACCCACGGCCAACGAGGCCTATGAGATGAAGACCATACGATCCAATCCAG CTGTCTCTCCTGTGACGAATCGTAAGCCTGTGGTCATTCGTAAGGGTGGTCAGTCGTTGGTGAAGATATCCATGCGTAAAGCAAGGAATGCCACTCGTAATG CCATGAGCAATGTGCTTGGTATTCCTGCTGTCGCCGTGTCATCATCTCCAAGCCAACCTTCTGGAAAAGCTTATAAATTTGGCGGTCCGAAAGATTCTGCCAAGCGGATCTTACGAATATGA